One segment of Terriglobia bacterium DNA contains the following:
- the clpP gene encoding ATP-dependent Clp endopeptidase proteolytic subunit ClpP has protein sequence MTLIPMVVEQTNRGERAYDIYSRLLRDNIIFIGTPIDDNVANLVTAQLLFLEAEDPDKDVSLYINSPGGVVTAGMAIYDTMQFIRPDVATICIGQAASVAALLLSAGTNGKRFALPNSRVLIHQPTMGGLSGQATDIDIHAREILRVRAGLNEIMARHTGQPLEKIERDVERDFWMNAQQAREYGIVDEIIEKHK, from the coding sequence ATGACATTGATTCCAATGGTGGTTGAGCAAACCAACCGCGGGGAAAGGGCTTACGACATTTATTCCCGCCTGCTCCGCGATAATATCATTTTCATTGGCACCCCGATTGATGATAATGTTGCCAATCTGGTGACGGCGCAGTTGTTGTTCCTGGAAGCCGAAGACCCGGACAAGGACGTTTCGCTCTACATCAACTCCCCTGGCGGAGTGGTGACGGCAGGAATGGCGATTTATGACACCATGCAGTTTATCCGGCCCGACGTGGCCACCATCTGCATCGGACAAGCGGCCAGCGTTGCAGCCCTCCTGCTTTCCGCCGGCACCAACGGCAAGCGCTTTGCTTTGCCTAATTCGAGGGTCCTGATCCACCAGCCGACTATGGGAGGGTTGTCCGGGCAGGCCACCGACATTGATATTCACGCGCGCGAAATCCTTCGCGTCCGCGCAGGTTTGAATGAAATCATGGCCAGGCACACCGGCCAGCCCCTCGAGAAGATCGAACGCGACGTGGAACGTGATTTCTGGATGAACGCCCAGCAGGCCAGGGAGTATGGCATTGTTGATGAGATTATCGAGAAGCACAAATAA
- the tig gene encoding trigger factor yields METETCKKELVIEVPPDIVKQESDAVTAHYRRLARIPGFRPGRAPASLIRRHFHDDIRSEVVQALLPKYFENAIKEQHMSVVGRPQFADLKFEEDSPLTATAKFEIFPDFELKEYKGLEIGQRPSEVTEDEVKQTLEELRQRSATFEPVEGRAAQDGDYVSVNYKGVDKSDAGAKPIEAADAMVHLASEGSVPEFTENLRGAKPGEVREFDVNYPEDYASKPLAGKSLSYRVEVVAIKKKIVPELDDEFAKSVSEFKSMEGLRTRVQENLSARKKYEAESEAKQGLLNQLVAAHSFPVPDTLVEGQVDGKLERFMGRLISQGIDPRAVKLDWEKLREDGRPEAEKEVRGSLILEKVAESEAVEVKEEEVDDLIRELAQERHEAPAALKTRLTRDGELPTIERRLRNQKALDLIYQHARIKPESEAFPNHTEG; encoded by the coding sequence GTGGAAACTGAAACCTGCAAGAAAGAACTCGTAATCGAAGTACCGCCTGACATTGTGAAACAGGAGTCCGACGCCGTAACGGCGCACTACCGCCGGCTGGCGCGGATTCCGGGTTTCCGGCCGGGGCGCGCGCCCGCCTCGCTGATTCGGCGGCACTTCCACGATGACATTCGCAGTGAAGTGGTGCAGGCGCTGCTACCCAAATATTTTGAGAACGCAATTAAAGAACAGCATATGTCGGTGGTCGGCCGCCCTCAATTTGCCGATCTAAAGTTTGAGGAGGACAGTCCGCTGACTGCCACCGCCAAATTTGAGATCTTTCCTGACTTTGAGCTGAAGGAATACAAAGGGCTCGAGATCGGGCAGCGGCCCTCCGAAGTCACTGAGGATGAAGTGAAGCAGACACTCGAGGAATTGCGCCAGCGGTCGGCCACTTTTGAGCCCGTGGAAGGCCGCGCGGCCCAGGATGGAGATTATGTTTCGGTGAATTACAAGGGCGTGGACAAGTCCGATGCCGGCGCCAAGCCGATTGAAGCCGCGGATGCCATGGTGCATCTTGCAAGCGAAGGCTCGGTGCCCGAGTTCACAGAAAATCTGCGTGGCGCAAAGCCGGGCGAGGTGCGGGAGTTTGATGTGAATTACCCCGAGGATTACGCCTCGAAGCCGCTGGCAGGAAAGTCTCTGAGCTACCGCGTGGAAGTCGTGGCCATTAAGAAGAAGATTGTCCCCGAGCTCGACGATGAATTTGCCAAATCCGTCAGCGAGTTCAAGAGCATGGAAGGGCTTAGAACGCGGGTCCAGGAGAACCTGTCTGCCCGCAAGAAATACGAGGCCGAGTCTGAGGCCAAGCAGGGCCTGTTAAACCAGTTGGTGGCCGCGCACAGCTTTCCTGTTCCTGATACACTGGTAGAGGGACAGGTTGACGGCAAGCTGGAAAGGTTTATGGGCCGGCTGATTTCCCAGGGCATCGACCCCCGCGCCGTCAAGCTTGACTGGGAGAAGCTGCGAGAGGATGGAAGGCCTGAGGCCGAGAAGGAAGTCCGTGGCTCGCTGATTCTGGAGAAGGTGGCGGAGTCGGAAGCCGTCGAAGTGAAAGAAGAGGAAGTTGACGATCTGATCCGGGAGCTTGCCCAGGAACGCCACGAAGCGCCGGCGGCCCTTAAAACCCGCTTGACACGCGACGGGGAGCTTCCTACAATTGAACGCAGGCTCCGCAATCAGAAGGCCCTTGACCTCATCTACCAACACGCCAGGATCAAGCCAGAATCCGAAGCTTTTCCGAACCATACCGAAGGGTAA
- a CDS encoding glycoside hydrolase family 27 protein: protein MKPEDFILGPRVSRRSALRALASTPVVLLGASNLAAQTSLSGYWVLLIPNNDGTYRKSYFHLEQSGETVSGSVMSGSRELPISNGSFQSGRLHFEVVTRFRREGRTTIYTGQMNGDKIDMQIDIPGRSPQTGAAQRTTREATLPPAPLPLPELRDLTDNGLVRTPPMGWNSWNKFAGRVNDQIVRAAADAVVASGMAKAGYIYVNIDDTWQGERDSRGNITGNTKFPDMKALCDYVHSKGLKIGTYSGPGPETCAGYEGSFGHEEQDAKTYAEWGFDYLKYDWCSAARVYKDEDMRPVYQKMGEALLKCGRPIVYSLCQYGRDDVWGWGAKVSGNLWRTTGDINDHWERMDEIGFSQFAIQHFMRPGHWNDPDMLEIGNGGMSSDEYRTHMSLWCLLAAPLLAGNDLSSMTEDTRDILMNSEVIAIDQDPAAHPAQLVSYVEQQVVAYRKLADGSTAVAFFNRADKEDEIGVEWPALELEGKIQARDLWKHEAVQVSDTHYSTKVPAHGVVMLKVK from the coding sequence ATGAAGCCTGAAGATTTTATTCTGGGTCCACGCGTCAGCCGAAGGTCGGCCCTTCGCGCGCTGGCATCAACTCCTGTCGTGCTGCTGGGGGCGTCCAACCTGGCCGCCCAGACCAGCCTGAGCGGCTACTGGGTCCTGCTCATCCCCAACAACGACGGCACGTACCGCAAGTCCTACTTCCATCTCGAGCAGTCAGGCGAAACCGTCTCGGGATCGGTGATGTCCGGCAGCCGTGAGCTTCCCATCAGCAACGGAAGCTTCCAGAGCGGCAGGCTTCATTTCGAAGTCGTCACGCGCTTCCGCCGCGAGGGCCGCACGACCATCTACACCGGCCAGATGAACGGCGACAAGATTGACATGCAGATCGACATCCCTGGCCGCAGCCCGCAAACCGGCGCGGCCCAGCGCACCACCCGCGAGGCCACGCTGCCTCCCGCGCCGCTGCCGCTGCCCGAGCTCCGCGACCTGACGGACAACGGCCTGGTGCGCACACCGCCCATGGGCTGGAATAGCTGGAACAAATTTGCCGGCCGCGTGAATGACCAGATCGTGCGCGCCGCCGCCGACGCCGTCGTCGCTTCCGGCATGGCCAAAGCAGGATACATCTACGTCAATATTGACGACACCTGGCAGGGCGAGCGCGACAGCCGGGGAAACATCACCGGCAATACAAAGTTCCCCGACATGAAGGCCCTATGCGACTACGTCCACTCCAAGGGCCTCAAGATCGGAACCTATTCGGGGCCGGGCCCGGAAACCTGCGCGGGCTACGAAGGCAGCTTTGGGCACGAGGAGCAGGACGCGAAAACCTACGCCGAGTGGGGCTTTGATTACCTGAAATACGACTGGTGCAGCGCCGCGCGCGTTTATAAGGACGAAGACATGCGTCCGGTTTATCAGAAGATGGGCGAGGCCCTGCTGAAGTGCGGCCGGCCCATCGTCTACAGCCTCTGCCAGTACGGGCGCGACGACGTCTGGGGATGGGGAGCCAAAGTGAGCGGCAACCTTTGGCGCACCACCGGAGACATCAATGACCACTGGGAGCGTATGGACGAAATCGGATTCAGCCAGTTCGCCATCCAGCACTTCATGCGCCCCGGCCACTGGAACGATCCCGACATGCTCGAGATCGGCAACGGCGGCATGTCAAGCGACGAATACCGCACCCACATGAGCCTCTGGTGCCTGCTGGCCGCTCCGCTGCTGGCCGGGAACGATCTTAGCTCGATGACGGAGGACACGCGCGACATCCTGATGAACAGCGAGGTCATCGCCATCGACCAGGACCCCGCCGCCCATCCCGCGCAACTGGTTTCATACGTGGAACAGCAGGTTGTCGCCTATCGAAAACTCGCCGACGGCTCAACCGCCGTGGCCTTTTTCAATCGCGCCGACAAGGAAGACGAAATCGGCGTCGAGTGGCCGGCGCTGGAACTCGAAGGCAAAATCCAGGCGCGCGACTTGTGGAAACATGAGGCAGTGCAAGTCTCCGACACGCACTATTCGACGAAGGTCCCCGCCCACGGCGTGGTCATGCTGAAAGTCAAGTAG